One Nematostella vectensis chromosome 10, jaNemVect1.1, whole genome shotgun sequence genomic window carries:
- the LOC5522108 gene encoding uncharacterized protein LOC5522108 produces MRNGGKLKSFKMKNFNVIRFIFVFVVIVRSVDAEESGFELPTNERIKDGERSLQEFEAKARHSKCWKDAVANLHTSCKKMSDIEQSYLAVDFANCHLKKSGRKTYNCSRDRSIEDCTGNMDETAFSTYTHFFTHTTNICFYLQSQAWQEKTEDTISKLSSTSDHVVEQLESSLDNQVLLLKHQGKSLENQKQIIAREKELSHTLKSSTNQAKEAFLDMKTQASKQKAIFTETFEGIFKSVENIKQLQAMLLGEFITLQSLAFHFVSVCVCYFFTSSPRTANARLPLFMALVGLMGIERLVTACGVGNGSSSSISEVVHYRLWVCRKLFIFGSITFLLITAYKFQDYNKINHQMLLKIQQQIIDLKSLQGKEKSPQKALMNGDTIPMTSSSRTLPWMSQQELPNHSSTLTISDRVDSGLDSTDLEDIDVTYVPQETDSESESDNESVNTGSLPDLSTDSFLQSMSESFSSLKKTRDRATPRKSRSRATPRASMSPSHTYNLRPRRTPQSTPMTSSFIESMPSPSTLGELVEGLHQTTARYTAVLRKDKDKSNGPRSTLFSSDEEN; encoded by the exons ATGCGCAACGGCGGAAAACTCAAATCATTCAAAATGAAAAACTTCAATGTTATcagatttatttttgtttttgttgttattgtcagaTCTGTAGATGCAGAAGAATCAGGGTTCGAGCTACCGACAAATGAAAGAATCAAAGATGGAGAAAGATCTTTGCAAGAATTCGAGGCAAAAGCTCGCCACAGCAAATGTTGGAAAGACGCCGTAGCGAATCTTCACACAAGCTGTAAAAAGATGTCGGACATCGAACAGAGCTATTTAGCCGTGGATTTCGCAAATTGTCATCTAAAGAAGTCGGGAAGAAAGACTTACAATTGCTCACGGGACAGATCAATTGAAGATTGTACTGGAAATATGGATGAGACTGCATTTTCGACGTACACACATTTTTTCACCCACACTACGAACATTTGCTTTTATCTGCAAAGTCAGGCTTGGCAAGAAAAAacagaagacacaatttctaaGCTATCCAGTACATCGGATCACGTTGTAGAGCAGTTAGAAAGCTCGCTAGACAATCAGGTTTTGCTTTTAAAGCACCAAGGAAAGTCGCTggaaaatcaaaagcaaatTATTGCTCGGGAGAAAGAGCTATCTCATACTTTGAAGTCGTCTACAAACCAGGCCAAGGAAGCATTCCTCGATATGAAGACACAAGCTAGCAAACAAAAAGCTATTTTTACCGAAACATTTGAGGGAATTTTCAAAAGTGTGGAAAATATCAAGCAATTGCAGGCAATGTTATTGGGAGAATTTATCACTTTGCAGTCTCTTGCCTTCCACTTTGTCTCAGTTTGTGTGTGCTATTTCTTCACTAGTAGTCCTAGGACAGCTAATGCGCGATTACCATTGTTCATGGCTCTTGTAGGGCTTATGGGCATAGAGCGCCTGGTGACTGCTTGCGGCGTCGGGAATGGATCAAGCTCAAGTATATCA GAGGTGGTCCATTACAGACTGTGGGTGTGCCGCAAGCTGTTTATTTTTGGATCCATAACCTTTCTACTCATCACTGCCTACAAATTCCAAGACTACAACAAGATCAACCACCAGATGCTGCTAAAAATTCAGCAACAGATAATCGACTTGAAATCACTGCAGGGAAAAGAGAAATCCCCACAGAAGGCACTAATGAATGGGGATACAATTCCTATGACTAGTTCAAGTCGTACCCTTCCCTG GATGTCACAACAGGAACTTCCCAATCATTCCTCCACACTGACCATCTCCGACCGAGTTGACAGTGGCTTAGACAGTACAGACCTAGAAGATATAGATGTCACATATGTACCACAAGAAACTGACTCAGAGTCTGAATCAGATAATGAGAGTGTGAACACTGGTAGTTTACCTGATCTTAGCACTGACAGCTTCCTGCAGAGCATGTCAGAGAGTTTCTCGAGTCTGAAAAAGACCAGAGACAGAGCCACACCTAGGAAATCAAGATCTAGG GCCACTCCAAGGGCGTCTATGTCTCCATCACACACATACAACCTTCGCCCAAGAAGAACACCCCAATCAACCCCGATGACCTCCAGTTTTATTGAGAGTATGCCATCCCCATCAACATTAGGGGAACTGGTTGAGGGACTTCATCAAACTACTGCACGGTACACTGCCGTACTGCGCAAAGATAAGGACAAGAGTAATGGGCCAAGGTCTACTCTTTTCTCATCAGATGAGGAAAACTAA